In Dehalococcoidia bacterium, a genomic segment contains:
- a CDS encoding SRPBCC family protein, with translation MAEIRILRERVVEAPPDLVYDCIADYTNHHGNILPKEFSDLKVESGPGRGQGTRISFKMTMGGQTRSALADITEPEPGRVLVESDPNTGIKTVFTVEPANGGSRVRFDTSWRPRGFQGLIERLMARRLLEPVYDRELEQLERYARSRMAAGQGQVS, from the coding sequence ATGGCAGAAATCCGCATACTCCGAGAACGCGTCGTCGAAGCGCCGCCGGACCTGGTCTACGACTGCATAGCCGATTACACGAACCACCACGGCAACATACTGCCGAAGGAGTTCTCCGACCTGAAGGTCGAGAGCGGCCCGGGGCGGGGCCAGGGCACCCGCATCTCCTTCAAGATGACGATGGGCGGCCAGACGCGCAGCGCCCTTGCCGACATCACCGAGCCCGAGCCGGGCAGGGTGTTGGTCGAATCGGACCCGAACACGGGCATCAAGACCGTCTTCACCGTCGAACCTGCCAATGGCGGCAGCCGCGTCCGCTTCGACACCAGTTGGCGGCCCAGGGGCTTCCAGGGCCTCATCGAGCGCCTGATGGCGCGCCGGCTGCTCGAGCCGGTGTACGACCGCGAGCTCGAGCAGCTGGAGCGCTACGCCCGGAGCCGCATGGCGGCGGGCCAGGGTCAGGTCTCGTGA
- a CDS encoding DUF1440 domain-containing protein: protein MTATGLDWRLDEREVAIERPHPLSRRLLGGALAGLVATLPMTLAMAALHRRLPPRERHPLPPRHITEKLVEESGLAPKLSEPEMRTLTFAAHFAYGAAAGAAYGLLASLLRGPSVLGGVIFGLGVWAGSYAGWLPAANVLPSAGHESARRNALMIAAHVVWGAATGALARLASGPRARAVRHET, encoded by the coding sequence ATGACCGCGACCGGCCTCGACTGGCGGCTCGACGAGCGTGAGGTGGCGATCGAGCGCCCTCATCCGCTCTCGCGGCGGCTGCTGGGTGGGGCCCTCGCCGGTCTGGTGGCGACGCTGCCCATGACGCTGGCGATGGCCGCGCTCCACCGCCGCCTGCCGCCACGAGAACGCCACCCGCTCCCCCCGCGTCACATCACCGAGAAGCTGGTGGAGGAGAGCGGCCTGGCACCGAAGCTCTCGGAGCCGGAGATGCGGACGCTGACCTTCGCGGCTCACTTCGCGTATGGCGCCGCCGCCGGCGCCGCCTACGGGCTCCTCGCCTCGCTCCTGCGAGGCCCTTCGGTCCTCGGCGGCGTCATCTTTGGCCTCGGCGTGTGGGCAGGGAGCTACGCTGGCTGGCTGCCGGCAGCGAATGTGCTCCCGTCCGCGGGGCATGAGTCCGCGCGGCGCAACGCCCTGATGATCGCGGCCCATGTCGTCTGGGGCGCGGCCACCGGCGCCCTCGCCCGCCTGGCATCAGGTCCGCGGGCGCGCGCCGTGCGTCACGAGACCTGA
- a CDS encoding methyltransferase domain-containing protein, producing the protein MTTTWDPNQYALFRDERSRPFFELLQRIPDRAYESIFDLGCGTGELTARLADRWPRARVVGLDSSPEMLAQAAALARPGRLDFRRGDIADFGEACDLLFSNAALQWLDDHESLIPRLAGLVRPGGCFAVQMPANFYAESHTLLNDTAREGPWAAKLADGWRPPGSRALPVYIEALWPKGFTVDAWETEYYFVLQGDDPVLEWVKGTALRPVLAMLDEGEAAAFTAAYAAKLRRAYPRTAHGTIFPFKRLFFVATKD; encoded by the coding sequence GTGACCACCACCTGGGACCCGAACCAGTACGCGCTGTTCCGCGACGAGCGCTCCCGCCCCTTCTTCGAGCTCCTGCAACGCATTCCGGACAGGGCCTACGAGAGCATCTTCGACCTTGGTTGCGGCACCGGCGAACTCACCGCGCGCCTTGCCGACCGTTGGCCGCGGGCCAGGGTCGTCGGCCTCGACTCCTCGCCCGAGATGCTGGCGCAGGCAGCGGCCCTGGCAAGGCCCGGCCGCCTCGACTTCCGCCGCGGCGATATCGCCGACTTCGGCGAGGCCTGCGACCTGCTCTTTTCGAACGCAGCGCTGCAGTGGCTGGACGACCACGAGTCGCTGATACCCCGCCTTGCCGGACTGGTTCGGCCGGGCGGTTGCTTCGCCGTGCAGATGCCGGCTAACTTCTACGCCGAATCCCACACACTCCTGAATGACACCGCTCGCGAAGGGCCCTGGGCAGCGAAGCTCGCAGACGGCTGGCGGCCGCCCGGCTCGCGCGCCCTCCCCGTCTACATCGAAGCGCTCTGGCCGAAGGGCTTCACGGTCGACGCCTGGGAGACGGAGTACTACTTCGTCCTCCAGGGAGACGACCCGGTGCTGGAGTGGGTAAAGGGCACAGCCCTCCGGCCCGTACTGGCGATGCTGGACGAAGGCGAAGCGGCCGCATTCACCGCCGCCTACGCGGCGAAGCTGCGCCGGGCGTACCCCAGGACGGCGCACGGCACCATATTCCCCTTCAAGCGCCTATTCTTCGTGGCCACGAAGGACTAA
- a CDS encoding endonuclease MutS2, protein MDEHALRVLEYDKVIDRLAKLTSFAGGRDLALALQPSPDFDEVLRRQRLLAEAIRLRRLRTPLNLTSASDVRPAVEKAALGGVLDTHQLLEIANTQQVAETVRAATARHESDMPLLWGLGQSIVELRNLVAEILKAIDQRGEVLASASPNLGLIRRDIRIAHDRLHSKLQEFLASPAGRLAAQEPIVTLRDGRYVIPIKADFRGEVRGIVHDVSSSGATLFIEPLAVVDLANKWRELQIEEQREVERILRRLSALAGENAAVLKANVGVLAQVDLVMAAARLADELTPHDRTSLPDAAPPERWLLSFKDGAAALELREARHPLLSAPVPISISIGGADRVLLITGPNTGGKTVALKTVGLLVLMAQSGLPVPAEGASRIPVFEDVLADIGDEQSIEQSLSTFSGHIKNIIGLLQRAGPTSLVLLDELAAGTDPAEGAALARALLRHLIERGALTIATTHHGELKLFAHSTPGVRNAAVEFNPVTLAPTYRITIGVPGRSNALAIAARLGLPEAILKDAQASLSPEQAEIDALLDDLRREREAAAAARQQEEQARRRAEEARARAEQRLAAIDEQRAERLEEAATALEEEVDAAREALARAQRTLQRLHAAGAPPRDLEEARQAVAEASETAKRIRRRSRRRRRPHTLGPQDIRPGYQVWLRGVPTPAEALSEPDRRGELDVTLGSLRARVRVDQVVRVEKAAPVKLQPSALPAPPPSFAEQIEVRGQTLDEALPRVEQFLDLAFRAGAPRLRVVHGKGTGRMRQAVREMLARHPLVKDFGFAPPNEGGEGVTVVEMALS, encoded by the coding sequence GTGGACGAACATGCGCTTCGCGTGTTGGAGTACGACAAGGTCATCGACCGCCTGGCGAAGCTCACATCCTTCGCCGGAGGCCGCGATCTCGCCCTCGCCCTCCAGCCCTCGCCCGACTTTGACGAGGTGCTGCGGCGTCAGCGCCTGCTCGCCGAAGCCATCCGGCTCCGGCGCCTGCGGACGCCGCTGAACCTCACGAGCGCCTCGGACGTGCGCCCTGCCGTGGAGAAGGCGGCCCTGGGCGGCGTCCTCGACACGCACCAACTGCTGGAAATCGCCAACACGCAGCAGGTCGCCGAGACGGTGCGCGCGGCGACGGCCCGCCACGAGTCCGACATGCCCCTGCTCTGGGGGCTGGGGCAGTCCATCGTCGAACTGCGCAACCTGGTCGCCGAGATACTCAAGGCGATCGACCAGCGCGGCGAGGTGCTCGCCTCGGCGAGCCCGAACCTCGGCCTCATTCGGCGCGACATACGCATCGCCCACGACCGCCTCCACTCCAAGCTGCAGGAGTTCCTGGCCTCGCCGGCCGGAAGGCTCGCCGCCCAGGAGCCCATCGTCACTCTGCGCGACGGCCGCTACGTGATCCCGATCAAGGCCGACTTCCGCGGCGAGGTCCGCGGCATCGTGCATGACGTGTCTTCCAGCGGCGCCACCCTCTTCATCGAGCCGCTGGCCGTCGTCGACCTGGCGAACAAGTGGCGTGAGCTCCAGATCGAGGAGCAGCGCGAGGTCGAGCGCATCCTGCGCCGCCTCAGCGCCCTCGCCGGCGAGAACGCCGCCGTGCTCAAGGCGAACGTCGGCGTGCTTGCGCAGGTGGACCTCGTCATGGCGGCGGCCCGCCTCGCCGACGAGCTGACCCCGCACGATCGGACCTCGCTTCCGGACGCCGCGCCGCCCGAGCGTTGGCTCCTTTCCTTCAAGGACGGCGCGGCCGCGCTCGAGCTGCGGGAGGCGCGCCATCCCCTGCTTTCGGCGCCGGTGCCGATCAGCATCTCGATCGGCGGCGCCGACCGCGTGCTGCTTATCACGGGTCCGAACACCGGCGGCAAGACTGTCGCCCTGAAGACGGTCGGCCTGCTCGTCCTTATGGCCCAGTCCGGCCTGCCCGTCCCGGCCGAAGGGGCCAGCCGCATCCCGGTCTTCGAGGATGTACTCGCCGACATCGGCGACGAGCAGAGTATCGAGCAGTCGCTGTCCACCTTTAGCGGCCACATCAAGAACATAATCGGCCTCCTGCAACGCGCCGGCCCGACGTCCCTCGTCCTGCTGGACGAGTTGGCCGCCGGGACGGACCCGGCCGAGGGCGCGGCCCTTGCCCGGGCGCTGCTCCGGCACCTGATCGAGCGCGGCGCCCTGACGATCGCCACCACACACCACGGAGAGCTCAAGCTCTTCGCGCACTCGACGCCCGGCGTGCGCAACGCGGCCGTGGAATTCAACCCGGTGACCCTGGCGCCTACCTACAGGATCACGATCGGTGTCCCGGGCCGCAGCAACGCCCTGGCGATCGCCGCCCGCCTGGGGCTGCCCGAAGCGATCCTCAAGGACGCGCAGGCCTCGCTCTCTCCGGAGCAGGCGGAGATCGACGCCCTGCTCGACGACCTTCGCCGCGAGCGCGAGGCCGCCGCAGCCGCCCGCCAGCAGGAGGAGCAGGCGCGCAGGCGCGCCGAGGAGGCGCGCGCTCGCGCCGAGCAGCGTCTTGCCGCCATCGACGAACAGCGCGCCGAGCGCTTGGAAGAGGCCGCAACAGCGCTCGAGGAAGAGGTCGACGCCGCGCGGGAGGCCCTGGCGCGCGCCCAGCGCACCCTCCAGCGCCTGCACGCGGCCGGCGCCCCACCACGGGACCTCGAGGAGGCCCGGCAGGCGGTGGCCGAAGCCAGTGAGACGGCGAAGCGCATTCGCCGCCGCTCGCGGCGCCGGCGCCGCCCGCACACGCTCGGCCCGCAGGACATCAGGCCTGGCTATCAGGTGTGGCTGCGAGGCGTCCCGACACCGGCCGAGGCGCTCTCCGAACCAGACCGGCGAGGGGAGCTCGACGTCACTCTCGGCTCATTGCGCGCGCGCGTGCGCGTCGACCAGGTCGTCAGGGTCGAGAAGGCGGCGCCGGTGAAGCTGCAGCCCTCTGCGCTGCCCGCGCCGCCGCCGTCGTTCGCCGAGCAGATCGAGGTGCGTGGCCAGACGCTCGATGAAGCCCTGCCCAGGGTCGAGCAGTTCCTCGACCTGGCTTTTCGGGCCGGCGCGCCGCGGCTGCGCGTCGTGCACGGCAAGGGCACCGGCCGCATGAGGCAGGCAGTGCGGGAGATGCTGGCCAGGCACCCTCTGGTGAAGGACTTCGGCTTCGCCCCGCCGAACGAAGGAGGAGAGGGCGTGACCGTAGTGGAAATGGCGCTGTCCTGA
- a CDS encoding enoyl-CoA hydratase/isomerase family protein, with protein MQHQDLKVEEREDGVWVVTLSRPERLNAMRARTVYELLPVLERGAVQDACKVLVITGEGRGFCSGADLLGGDTPDEVAKMAEASGYRRSKEGAIGHWGVLFTALNHFPKPVIAAVNGVAAGAGLSLALSADIRIASTEARFISVFVRRGLTPDTGTTFHLPRLIGDSRALEMMFTGDAVDAATAERWGLVNRVVEPSELMPAALDLAGRIAAGPSITIELTKRLVRDLTHEGVDRQLQNEAWAIGVQTEDKAEGGRAFRERREPRWTGR; from the coding sequence ATGCAGCACCAGGACCTCAAGGTCGAAGAACGCGAAGACGGCGTCTGGGTCGTGACGCTCAGCCGGCCCGAGCGCCTGAACGCCATGCGAGCCCGGACGGTGTACGAGCTGCTGCCCGTTCTGGAGCGGGGCGCTGTGCAGGACGCCTGTAAGGTGCTGGTAATCACGGGCGAAGGCCGCGGCTTCTGTTCCGGTGCCGACCTCCTCGGCGGCGACACCCCGGATGAGGTGGCGAAAATGGCGGAAGCGTCGGGCTACCGCCGCTCGAAGGAAGGGGCCATCGGCCACTGGGGCGTCTTGTTTACGGCCCTGAACCACTTCCCGAAGCCGGTAATCGCGGCCGTGAACGGCGTCGCGGCCGGCGCCGGCCTGTCGCTTGCCCTCAGCGCCGACATACGCATCGCTTCCACGGAGGCTCGCTTCATCTCCGTCTTTGTCCGCCGCGGGCTGACACCGGATACGGGGACCACCTTCCACCTGCCCCGGCTAATCGGCGACTCCCGCGCGCTGGAGATGATGTTCACCGGCGACGCCGTCGACGCCGCTACCGCGGAACGCTGGGGCCTGGTCAACCGCGTCGTCGAACCCTCCGAGCTGATGCCGGCCGCGCTGGACCTCGCCGGACGCATTGCCGCCGGGCCTTCGATCACCATCGAGCTGACAAAGCGGCTGGTGCGCGACCTCACGCACGAAGGCGTGGACCGGCAGCTCCAGAACGAAGCCTGGGCGATCGGCGTCCAGACGGAGGACAAGGCGGAGGGCGGGCGGGCCTTCCGTGAGCGCCGCGAGCCACGCTGGACAGGCCGGTGA